The Deltaproteobacteria bacterium genome includes a window with the following:
- the flgB gene encoding flagellar basal body rod protein FlgB has protein sequence MDFLFGKTIKLLSSMMDFRSQRHQVITSNIANIDTPEYTPKDLIFKGIIGEEMQKQLMKTDKRHYRGQFANAGIIEGEITDTGDRVSIDAEMVNLAENHLMYNLSVELLSRKLKSIKTVLNEVK, from the coding sequence ATGGATTTTCTGTTTGGGAAAACAATCAAGCTTTTGTCTTCCATGATGGATTTCCGGTCACAGAGGCATCAGGTAATTACCTCAAACATCGCAAACATCGATACGCCTGAATACACACCCAAAGATTTGATTTTCAAAGGTATTATAGGAGAAGAGATGCAAAAACAGTTGATGAAGACAGACAAAAGGCACTATAGAGGGCAGTTTGCAAATGCCGGTATAATAGAAGGTGAGATCACTGATACCGGTGATAGAGTGAGCATTGATGCTGAAATGGTCAATCTTGCGGAAAATCACCTTATGTATAATCTATCTGTTGAACTTTTAAGTCGGAAATTGAAAAGTATTAAAACTGTTTTAAATGAGGTGAAGTGA
- the fliF gene encoding flagellar basal-body MS-ring/collar protein FliF, producing the protein MESLIHFFSQIWKGFNSLEPSRKLTLLIIAAVTFIGIGTMVYWTNSPEYRVLFSNLSTEDAGNIVGRLQEKKVPYKLSATGDSILVPSEKISELRLELASSGLPQGGGVGFEIFDNKSLGATEFVQQLNYQRALQGELSRTINGLDEIQHSRVHLVIPKKSLFIEDQKKPTASVIVKLKSGRTLRTGQIDGIVHLVASSVEGMNPTNVMVVDSSGKVLSQIQDELKLAGMSNSQVEYQRNVEKDLTNRVQSMLEKVVGEGKAVVRVSADLDFRITEKTEEKYDPEEPVVRSMQRQSQKSTSTGQTAGGQSTIAPVGGKQAGTTTGKQGPGNERLDEVINYEINKVVSKTVMPVGEIKKLSVAVLVDGIYVKNDKGVEEFQQRSKKELTDMEELVKKASGFDAKRGDQVVITNVPFNKGEFDTGTGKESWQEKVTTFYPVIKYLVILAVLILLVIFVLQPLIKMLLVRAKTPEYAIREAPSLSPGELEGISRPLSIGDKSMTALTETDLVRQMANADTRRFAELLRLWLR; encoded by the coding sequence ATGGAATCTCTTATTCATTTTTTTTCCCAGATATGGAAAGGCTTTAATTCTTTAGAGCCATCAAGAAAATTAACCCTCCTTATTATAGCCGCGGTCACTTTTATCGGTATTGGGACAATGGTCTATTGGACCAATAGCCCAGAGTATCGCGTGCTGTTTTCAAATCTCAGCACAGAGGATGCGGGAAATATCGTCGGGAGACTTCAGGAAAAAAAGGTCCCCTACAAGCTATCCGCGACAGGTGATTCTATCCTTGTTCCCTCTGAGAAGATTTCAGAACTGAGATTGGAACTGGCATCTTCAGGGCTACCACAGGGTGGTGGGGTTGGTTTTGAAATATTTGATAATAAATCTCTCGGCGCCACGGAGTTTGTGCAGCAGTTGAATTACCAAAGGGCTCTTCAGGGTGAACTCTCCCGAACCATAAACGGATTGGACGAAATACAGCACAGTAGAGTCCATTTGGTTATACCTAAAAAATCTCTTTTTATAGAGGATCAAAAAAAACCGACCGCTTCCGTTATTGTTAAATTAAAATCAGGCAGAACCTTACGTACGGGACAGATAGACGGAATTGTACACTTAGTTGCAAGCTCTGTGGAAGGAATGAATCCCACCAATGTTATGGTGGTTGATAGTAGTGGAAAGGTGTTGTCTCAGATACAAGATGAATTAAAGCTTGCGGGGATGTCGAATTCCCAGGTTGAGTATCAGAGAAATGTCGAGAAAGATCTGACGAACAGAGTCCAGTCAATGCTGGAAAAGGTGGTGGGTGAAGGCAAGGCGGTGGTGAGAGTATCCGCAGATCTTGATTTCCGGATTACGGAAAAAACGGAGGAAAAATATGATCCCGAAGAGCCTGTGGTAAGAAGCATGCAGCGTCAGTCTCAGAAATCAACTTCCACCGGGCAGACCGCGGGAGGCCAGTCAACAATCGCACCTGTTGGAGGCAAACAGGCCGGTACGACGACGGGGAAACAGGGACCGGGGAATGAACGATTGGATGAAGTTATAAATTATGAAATAAACAAGGTCGTTAGTAAAACGGTCATGCCGGTAGGGGAGATCAAAAAACTGTCAGTAGCTGTGTTGGTAGATGGGATTTATGTTAAAAATGATAAAGGAGTCGAGGAGTTCCAGCAGAGATCAAAGAAGGAACTCACGGACATGGAAGAACTTGTAAAAAAGGCATCAGGTTTTGATGCAAAAAGAGGCGATCAGGTTGTCATTACCAATGTTCCTTTCAATAAGGGTGAATTCGATACAGGTACGGGGAAAGAATCATGGCAGGAGAAAGTAACCACGTTTTATCCTGTAATAAAGTATCTGGTTATTTTGGCAGTGCTCATATTATTGGTTATTTTTGTTCTGCAGCCGCTGATTAAGATGTTGCTGGTAAGAGCGAAGACGCCGGAATATGCCATACGGGAAGCTCCTTCACTGTCTCCGGGTGAACTGGAAGGGATTTCGAGGCCATTGTCTATTGGAGACAAATCAATGACGGCTTTGACCGAAACTGATTTAGTCAGGCAGATGGCCAACGCGGATACGAGACGATTTGCTGAATTGTTGAGACTTTGGTTGCGGTAG
- a CDS encoding FliH/SctL family protein, with the protein MSDKVIKSENITFIKSAEVKTPEFVRFYSKEKGDGETNGRKKGKTENNSVKVEIPSIIERAKTEAYAQGYSEGIKEGTEEERKRLFQATETLANSMRELNRLRKEILEGNEEKILNLVFSISEKVISQEVSTNRDIVYSVLKSAIKQVLDKEGIRVRLNPEDYRNMMEINPGIIDSFDDIRNMTVVEDNSIRRGGVVIETSFGEVDARLDQQLHEVRKAITGKK; encoded by the coding sequence TTGTCTGATAAGGTCATCAAATCTGAAAACATTACGTTCATAAAATCGGCTGAAGTTAAGACACCGGAATTTGTAAGATTTTATTCTAAAGAGAAAGGAGATGGGGAAACTAACGGCAGGAAAAAGGGGAAAACGGAGAATAATTCAGTAAAAGTCGAGATTCCCTCGATTATTGAAAGGGCTAAAACGGAGGCATATGCTCAAGGATATTCAGAAGGAATAAAAGAAGGTACTGAAGAAGAGAGAAAAAGGTTATTTCAGGCCACAGAAACCCTCGCAAATTCAATGAGGGAACTTAATAGGTTAAGGAAAGAAATCCTCGAAGGCAATGAAGAGAAAATATTAAATCTGGTTTTTTCCATATCTGAAAAGGTCATCAGCCAAGAAGTTTCCACAAACAGAGACATCGTTTATAGTGTTCTGAAAAGCGCTATAAAACAAGTACTTGATAAGGAAGGGATAAGGGTTAGACTGAATCCAGAGGATTATCGAAATATGATGGAGATAAATCCAGGGATTATTGATAGTTTCGACGATATCAGGAATATGACGGTTGTAGAAGACAACAGCATCAGGCGGGGCGGGGTTGTTATAGAAACATCGTTTGGTGAGGTGGACGCAAGATTGGATCAGCAACTTCATGAAGTGAGGAAGGCCATAACCGGTAAAAAGTGA
- the fliE gene encoding flagellar hook-basal body complex protein FliE, translating to MSNISIKGDVYQPSTAAGKLKDAGQGGKTEFGTILTNKINEINQLQLDADQSITKVELGNSGSIQDAVIALEKADISFRTMMQVRNKIIEAYQEIMRMQV from the coding sequence ATGAGTAATATATCGATTAAGGGGGATGTATACCAGCCTTCAACAGCGGCCGGCAAATTAAAAGATGCCGGTCAGGGGGGCAAAACAGAATTCGGCACGATCCTAACAAATAAAATAAATGAAATCAACCAGCTTCAATTAGATGCCGATCAGTCCATCACAAAGGTTGAACTGGGAAATTCCGGAAGCATTCAAGATGCAGTAATTGCACTGGAAAAGGCTGATATCTCATTCAGGACAATGATGCAGGTGCGGAACAAGATTATAGAGGCCTACCAGGAAATTATGAGAATGCAAGTTTGA
- a CDS encoding sigma-54 dependent transcriptional regulator, which translates to MNKRVVLIVDDDPSMRMALSESLLSCGYQVEAAIDGADALAKFSKGRFDIVITDMRMPKVGGMEVLRGVKKISPETHVIVITAYGTVNTAVEAMKEGASDFIMKPFSLDDLESVVKNVFLNNSKKENELINEQETQSSIREIITCDKKIVSLLELLKCVSKSKSSVLIQGESGTGKELFARYIYRHSNRSHKPFVAVNCAAVPHNLLESEMFGYEKGAFTGALQRRLGKFELADGGTLLLDEISEMDMQLQAKLLRAIQEGEIDRLGGRETVPVDVRIIATTNSDLKRDISEKKFREDLYYRLNVIPVSIPPFRNRMGDIPLLNDYFLKKYSELTGRKKPVLSDEAVAVLKSYSWPGNVRELENVIERAVLIADNGIIRPEHLCLEGDEEKIGEADSATVSPTGSTLWEMEKSLIFETLKEVNGNKTKASKILGISVRTMRNKLHEYKMADL; encoded by the coding sequence ATGAATAAGAGGGTGGTTTTAATAGTTGATGATGATCCATCCATGCGGATGGCCTTATCCGAATCTCTATTGAGCTGCGGATATCAAGTAGAAGCCGCAATAGATGGTGCAGATGCCCTGGCAAAATTTAGTAAAGGAAGATTTGATATTGTTATTACCGATATGCGAATGCCGAAAGTAGGTGGGATGGAGGTGCTTCGAGGTGTCAAAAAGATTTCGCCGGAAACACATGTCATTGTAATAACTGCTTATGGAACAGTTAATACTGCTGTTGAGGCGATGAAGGAAGGGGCGTCTGATTTTATCATGAAGCCGTTTTCCCTTGATGACCTCGAGTCGGTTGTAAAAAATGTATTTTTGAATAACTCAAAAAAAGAAAATGAATTAATAAATGAGCAAGAAACTCAATCATCCATAAGAGAGATTATCACCTGCGATAAAAAGATTGTTTCGCTGCTGGAATTACTAAAGTGTGTATCAAAGAGCAAATCCAGTGTTTTGATTCAAGGTGAAAGCGGTACAGGTAAGGAGTTATTTGCCCGTTATATTTATCGCCATAGTAACAGATCCCATAAGCCCTTTGTTGCAGTTAATTGTGCTGCCGTTCCCCATAATCTTCTTGAAAGTGAAATGTTCGGGTATGAAAAGGGTGCGTTTACCGGTGCATTGCAGAGAAGATTGGGAAAATTCGAACTGGCCGACGGAGGAACCTTGTTGCTGGACGAGATTAGCGAGATGGACATGCAGCTCCAGGCGAAGCTTCTCAGAGCCATTCAGGAGGGAGAAATTGATAGACTGGGAGGCAGAGAAACCGTTCCTGTAGATGTGAGGATCATTGCAACAACAAACTCCGACTTGAAAAGAGACATTTCAGAAAAAAAGTTCAGAGAGGATTTATATTATCGGCTGAATGTCATACCGGTCAGCATACCGCCGTTCAGAAACAGAATGGGTGATATCCCTTTGCTCAATGATTATTTTCTGAAGAAATACAGTGAGCTTACGGGAAGAAAAAAGCCTGTCCTGTCTGATGAGGCGGTAGCCGTGTTGAAGAGCTATTCGTGGCCCGGAAATGTCAGGGAACTCGAAAATGTTATCGAGAGGGCCGTATTAATAGCTGATAATGGGATAATACGTCCAGAACATCTGTGCCTTGAGGGAGATGAAGAGAAGATTGGGGAAGCTGATTCAGCTACCGTTTCTCCCACGGGCTCTACTTTATGGGAGATGGAAAAGAGCCTCATTTTTGAAACACTCAAAGAGGTCAATGGGAATAAGACGAAGGCATCTAAAATTCTGGGCATCAGCGTTCGTACCATGCGAAACAAGCTGCATGAGTATAAAATGGCGGATTTATGA
- the flgC gene encoding flagellar basal body rod protein FlgC, producing the protein MEFYTPFKICGEGLAVQRAKMDVIVSNIANVHTTRTPEGGPYKRKVVVFSSEKVDGNFESKLRDAVRTVKVDGVEEAGTNESTKMMHMPGHPDADERGFVSMPNINVVTEMVDMMLANRAYEACVTAFDASKNMALKTLEIGK; encoded by the coding sequence ATGGAATTCTATACACCCTTTAAGATTTGTGGAGAGGGGCTTGCGGTTCAGCGGGCGAAAATGGATGTTATTGTAAGCAATATTGCTAATGTCCATACAACAAGAACCCCGGAAGGTGGACCGTACAAGAGGAAGGTAGTGGTTTTTTCCTCTGAAAAGGTCGACGGTAATTTTGAATCTAAGTTGAGAGATGCAGTAAGGACGGTAAAAGTCGATGGTGTTGAAGAAGCCGGAACAAATGAAAGCACCAAAATGATGCATATGCCCGGTCATCCGGATGCTGATGAAAGGGGTTTTGTTTCCATGCCGAATATTAATGTAGTAACGGAGATGGTGGATATGATGCTTGCCAACAGGGCGTATGAAGCATGTGTAACGGCCTTTGACGCCTCAAAGAACATGGCGCTCAAGACATTGGAAATAGGAAAGTAG
- a CDS encoding ATP-binding protein encodes MKDMHRLGIKNKCSGKHDGIMNNSEMSEDHYLFLQRSFDEFNQATARLQKAFDNLEQKFEEINRELEIKNEELKQTIAEKDEVKNYLQNILESLTTGVVVTDLAGRITTLNRCAETFFGISQDQVVGKNLKVLLDDLNILEMNVFDCTDYPADRGRKVTLRERIVEIFGSPMKAEQGEIIGNVFILRDITKIEKLEEMAKRTEKLAAMGEMAANIAHEIRNPLGSIELFASLLMKDIKDEKRQGRLSHIITSVKNMDNKISNLLLFTTQNNPVMREVNLHQVLKEVLRFSDPIIRQEDISLSVKYSHFEPFIRGDIEMLKQVFLNILLNAIQAMMDGGWLDIETIVSHGREVGSTGDRTVEIRISDTGVGIPGENLKKIFDPFFSTRERGSGLGLAIVHNIVHIHGGAIDVERRENGGTVFSILFPLVQVSTISEVANHFSILGDRHE; translated from the coding sequence ATGAAAGATATGCATCGTCTCGGCATTAAAAACAAATGTTCAGGGAAACACGACGGTATCATGAATAATTCAGAAATGTCAGAAGATCATTACCTCTTCTTACAACGATCTTTTGATGAATTTAATCAGGCGACTGCCAGGCTTCAGAAGGCTTTTGACAATCTGGAGCAGAAGTTTGAAGAGATAAACAGAGAACTGGAAATTAAAAATGAGGAACTAAAGCAAACGATAGCGGAAAAGGATGAGGTAAAAAATTATCTGCAAAACATACTTGAAAGTCTTACCACCGGTGTAGTTGTCACAGATCTCGCCGGAAGAATAACAACACTGAACAGGTGCGCTGAGACATTTTTCGGTATCTCTCAGGATCAGGTTGTAGGGAAAAATCTAAAGGTTTTGCTTGATGATTTGAATATTTTAGAGATGAACGTCTTTGACTGCACCGACTATCCTGCGGACAGGGGGAGAAAAGTAACCCTTAGGGAAAGGATCGTAGAGATTTTCGGGTCTCCCATGAAGGCAGAGCAAGGAGAAATCATAGGGAATGTCTTTATCTTGCGTGATATTACCAAAATTGAGAAGCTGGAAGAAATGGCGAAGCGTACGGAGAAGCTTGCGGCAATGGGCGAGATGGCGGCAAATATCGCCCATGAAATAAGGAATCCTCTCGGTAGCATAGAGTTATTTGCCTCTTTGCTGATGAAAGATATTAAAGACGAGAAGCGTCAAGGGAGATTGTCGCACATCATCACCTCGGTAAAAAATATGGACAACAAGATATCGAACCTCCTGTTGTTCACGACGCAGAACAATCCCGTGATGAGGGAAGTTAACCTTCATCAAGTACTAAAGGAAGTACTTCGCTTTTCCGATCCGATTATCAGACAGGAAGACATATCGCTATCTGTGAAATATTCACATTTTGAGCCCTTTATCAGAGGGGATATAGAGATGCTCAAACAGGTTTTTCTCAATATTTTGTTAAATGCCATACAGGCAATGATGGATGGTGGATGGCTTGATATTGAAACAATTGTGTCCCATGGGCGGGAAGTCGGCAGTACAGGCGATAGAACCGTTGAAATCAGAATCTCCGACACCGGGGTCGGGATTCCAGGAGAGAATTTGAAAAAGATATTCGATCCTTTTTTCAGCACAAGGGAGAGGGGTTCGGGTCTGGGCCTGGCCATCGTCCATAACATCGTCCATATTCATGGGGGGGCTATCGATGTTGAAAGAAGGGAAAACGGCGGCACGGTTTTCAGTATACTCTTCCCCCTGGTTCAGGTGAGCACGATCTCTGAAGTAGCTAATCATTTTAGTATCTTAGGTGATAGACATGAATAA
- the fliG gene encoding flagellar motor switch protein FliG has translation MNEEKVAILLLSLDEELAGKVMKNFSPSEIERIGKQMSQLNSVSLEDVNNVAKEFCTLARQKGGVLPVHGDTLRKLIIKAAGEEKAHDILASIARTVGNETPYDNPLIQKLQEIDPQILIDFTRTEHPQTIALILSYVGTEQAVGILEGLSPEMQSDIVKRMSTLKSVPHEFVEDIANTLEKEIIVGGVSDLQPGGVAMVAEILNRMNRNTENTIMKSLDDTIPEIAAEIRKKMFTFEDILKLDDKSIRELLREVTTEDLARALKIVDDEMRGVIFRNMSKRGAEMLKEDIEMMPPIRLSEIEKSQRIILDATRKLEAEGKIVLMRGEGGDQFV, from the coding sequence ATGAATGAAGAGAAAGTAGCTATATTGCTGTTATCCTTGGATGAGGAACTGGCTGGAAAAGTGATGAAAAATTTCAGCCCCTCAGAGATCGAACGGATCGGAAAGCAGATGAGCCAGCTCAACAGTGTGTCCCTGGAAGATGTCAATAATGTAGCCAAGGAATTTTGTACCCTGGCGAGGCAGAAGGGCGGGGTTCTGCCGGTTCATGGCGACACCCTGAGAAAACTCATTATTAAAGCTGCAGGAGAAGAAAAAGCTCATGATATTTTAGCCAGTATTGCAAGGACAGTGGGAAACGAAACACCTTACGATAATCCTTTAATCCAAAAATTGCAGGAAATAGATCCCCAGATATTGATAGATTTCACAAGGACTGAACATCCGCAGACCATTGCCCTGATCCTCTCATATGTGGGAACTGAACAGGCGGTGGGCATTCTGGAAGGTCTATCTCCTGAGATGCAGTCTGATATTGTGAAAAGGATGTCGACCTTGAAAAGTGTTCCTCATGAATTTGTAGAGGATATTGCAAACACACTTGAAAAAGAGATTATTGTGGGAGGTGTCAGTGACCTGCAACCCGGTGGGGTTGCCATGGTGGCTGAAATTCTGAACAGGATGAACCGAAACACCGAGAACACTATTATGAAATCGCTTGATGATACTATTCCGGAAATTGCAGCCGAGATACGCAAAAAGATGTTTACATTTGAAGATATCCTCAAACTGGATGATAAGAGCATCCGGGAATTATTGAGGGAAGTTACTACTGAAGATTTAGCGCGCGCCTTGAAGATAGTTGATGATGAAATGAGGGGTGTTATCTTCAGGAATATGTCAAAACGCGGCGCTGAAATGCTGAAGGAGGATATAGAAATGATGCCTCCCATAAGGTTATCGGAAATAGAAAAGAGCCAGAGAATTATCCTTGACGCAACAAGAAAATTAGAAGCGGAGGGAAAAATTGTTCTTATGCGCGGTGAGGGGGGTGACCAATTTGTCTGA